The following proteins are encoded in a genomic region of Candidatus Stygibacter australis:
- a CDS encoding potassium transporter TrkG: protein MTNENLQSHQKLDYLLNRILYVFAVINFFLLFLSVELSGITMYYYTSFSEIIFVLYLIIHETRYQFTFQRFLLRLPDLFILLVSIFLHLPASLFLFYLLGRQILVSIRNRSAGYMDHQKSSLIDHISDNPPGFFMISFILTISVGTMLLMLPAATASNTETPFIDALFTATSATCVTGLIVQDTGAYFSLFGQMVILILIQIGALGIMTISGAFFIMIGQKMKMRSENLIQNMVGESNKLDMVMLVKNIVLVTISIEILGAIILYWRFAKDFGQGLHTIYIAVFHSISAFCNAG, encoded by the coding sequence ATGACAAACGAAAATCTGCAATCACATCAAAAGCTGGATTATCTGCTTAACCGGATACTCTATGTTTTTGCAGTGATAAACTTCTTTTTGCTGTTTCTCTCGGTAGAATTATCGGGCATTACAATGTATTATTACACTTCTTTTAGTGAGATAATATTTGTATTATACCTGATAATTCATGAGACACGGTATCAATTTACCTTCCAGCGGTTCTTATTGCGTCTACCGGATCTCTTTATTCTCCTGGTGAGTATATTTCTGCATTTACCAGCGAGTTTATTTCTTTTTTATCTTCTGGGAAGGCAGATATTAGTTAGTATTCGTAACCGTTCAGCAGGTTATATGGATCATCAGAAAAGTTCGCTGATAGACCATATTTCAGATAATCCGCCTGGTTTTTTTATGATAAGTTTTATTTTGACTATCAGTGTGGGTACGATGCTTTTGATGCTGCCTGCAGCAACGGCGTCAAACACCGAGACTCCATTTATTGATGCACTTTTTACTGCCACTTCGGCAACGTGTGTTACGGGATTGATAGTTCAGGATACGGGGGCATATTTTTCCTTATTTGGACAGATGGTAATCCTTATTCTGATCCAGATAGGTGCTCTGGGGATAATGACGATATCAGGAGCCTTCTTTATCATGATCGGGCAAAAGATGAAAATGCGCAGCGAGAATCTTATCCAGAATATGGTGGGAGAATCCAACAAGCTGGATATGGTGATGCTGGTTAAGAATATTGTCCTGGTTACGATCTCTATCGAAATATTGGGTGCGATAATCCTGTACTGGCGGTTCGCCAAAGATTTCGGGCAGGGATTGCACACCATATATATTGCAGTATTTCATTCTATCTCAGCTTTTTGTAATGCCGGAT